A section of the Pan paniscus chromosome 11, NHGRI_mPanPan1-v2.0_pri, whole genome shotgun sequence genome encodes:
- the RPS6 gene encoding small ribosomal subunit protein eS6, which produces MKLNISFPATGCQKLIEVDDERKLRTFYEKRMATEVAADALGEEWKGYVVRISGGNDKQGFPMKQGVLTHGRVRLLLSKGHSCYRPRRTGERKRKSVRGCIVDANLSVLNLVIVKKGEKDIPGLTDTTVPRRLGPKRASRIRKLFNLSKEDDVRQYVVRKPLNKEGKKPRTKAPKIQRLVTPRVLQHKRRRIALKKQRTKKNKEEAAEYAKLLAKRMKEAKEKRQEQIAKRRRLSSLRASTSKSESSQK; this is translated from the exons ATGAAG CTGAACATCTCCTTCCCAGCCACTGGCTGCCAAAAACTCATTGAAGTGGACGATGAACGCAAACTTCGTACTTTTTATGAGAAGCGTATGGCCACAGAAGTTGCTGCTGACGCTCTGGGTGAAGAATGGAAG GGTTATGTGGTCCGAATCAGTGGTGGGAACGACAAACAAGGTTTCCCCATGAAGCAGGGTGTCTTGACCCATGGCCGTGTCCGCCTGCTACTGAGTAAGGGGCATTCCTGTTACAGACCAAGGAGaactggagaaagaaagagaaaatcagttCGTGGTTGCATTGTGGATGCAAATCTGAGCGTTCTCAACTTGGTTATTGTAAAAAAAG GAGAGAAGGATATTCCTGGACTGACTGATACTACAGTGCCTCGCCGCCTGGGCCCCAAAAGAGCTAGCAGAATCCGCAAACTTTTCAATCTCTCTAAAGAAGATGATGTCCGCCAGTATGTTGTAAGAAAGCCCTTAAATAAAGAAG GTAAGAAACCTAGGACCAAAGCACCCAAGATTCAGCGTCTTGTTACTCCACGTGTCCTGCAGCACAAACGGCGGCGTATTGCTCTGAAGAAGCAGCGtaccaagaaaaataaagaagaggctGCAGAATATGCTAAACTTTTGGCCAAGAGAATGAAG gagGCTAAGGAGAAGCGCCAGGAACAAATTGCGAAGAGACGCAGACTTTCCTCTCTGCGAGCTTCTACTTCTAAGTCTGAATCCAGTCAGAAATAA